Proteins encoded by one window of Salmonirosea aquatica:
- the purU gene encoding formyltetrahydrofolate deformylase: MADSRSPAHHRHILLMNGPDHKGLIYLVTRVLFENNQNIIKNDEYVSPSGRFFMRTEFEGDADLTQLTQTLNKELPEGIQIRINPKKKKDIVLLVTKEHHCLGELLIRYAFDELDATIQAVVSNYNVLQPLVSKFGIPFHYIAHEHKSREEHEEAILRTLDIYQPEYLVLAKYMRVLTPGFVTQYSNRIINIHHSFLPAFMGANPYRQAYERGVKIIGATAHFVNNDLDEGPIIAQDVKEVDHRLTATDMATLGRDTEKLVLSKALKLVFNDRVFIQDNRTVIL; this comes from the coding sequence ATGGCCGATAGCCGTTCACCTGCCCATCATCGTCACATCCTGCTCATGAATGGGCCCGACCACAAAGGGTTGATCTACCTCGTGACGCGGGTGCTGTTTGAGAATAATCAGAATATCATCAAGAATGACGAGTACGTGAGTCCGTCGGGGCGGTTTTTCATGCGGACCGAGTTCGAAGGCGATGCCGATCTCACCCAACTGACTCAGACCCTAAACAAAGAACTACCCGAAGGAATCCAGATCCGGATCAATCCCAAAAAGAAAAAAGACATTGTCTTGTTGGTCACCAAGGAACACCACTGCCTGGGTGAACTGCTGATCCGCTATGCCTTCGACGAGCTGGACGCCACGATTCAGGCTGTGGTGAGTAATTATAATGTACTACAACCGCTAGTAAGCAAATTCGGCATTCCGTTTCACTACATCGCACATGAGCACAAAAGCCGGGAAGAACATGAGGAGGCAATCCTGCGGACTCTTGACATCTACCAGCCCGAGTACTTGGTGCTGGCCAAGTATATGCGGGTGCTTACACCCGGTTTTGTGACGCAATACAGCAACCGAATCATTAATATCCACCATTCTTTTCTGCCCGCCTTTATGGGCGCCAATCCTTATCGACAGGCTTACGAACGGGGCGTGAAAATCATTGGCGCTACGGCGCATTTTGTGAACAACGACCTGGACGAAGGGCCGATCATTGCGCAAGACGTGAAGGAAGTAGACCATCGCCTCACGGCTACCGATATGGCTACCCTGGGCCGCGATACCGAAAAGCTGGTACTCTCGAAAGCGCTCAAGTTGGTTTTTAACGACCGGGTGTTCATTCAGGATAACCGGACGGTGATCCTGTAG
- a CDS encoding YqgE/AlgH family protein, whose protein sequence is MPISKGKLLIAEPFLGDPNFDRSVILLCDHHAHGSFGFVLNQTTDVMLGDVLEETIYQDVPLYLGGPVEKNTLHFIHRRPDLIEGGGKITDGVYWGGDFENAKTLLNMNQLSNDDIRFFVGYSGWGDGQLEGELQQKAWYVTQGRAELIFSTPVEGFWREVLKDMGGKYRSIAHYPTDPTLN, encoded by the coding sequence ATGCCTATCTCGAAAGGAAAACTGCTGATCGCCGAGCCCTTCCTCGGTGATCCCAATTTTGACCGGAGCGTGATTCTGCTCTGTGATCACCACGCGCACGGCTCGTTTGGGTTTGTGCTGAATCAGACCACGGATGTCATGCTGGGCGATGTGTTGGAAGAAACCATTTACCAGGATGTTCCGCTCTACCTGGGAGGGCCGGTGGAAAAAAACACGCTACACTTCATCCACCGTCGCCCCGATCTGATCGAGGGCGGGGGCAAAATCACCGATGGCGTGTACTGGGGGGGCGACTTCGAAAATGCGAAAACGCTACTGAATATGAATCAACTTTCCAATGACGATATCCGGTTTTTTGTGGGGTACTCGGGTTGGGGCGACGGGCAGCTGGAAGGTGAACTGCAGCAAAAAGCCTGGTACGTCACCCAGGGGCGGGCCGAATTGATTTTTTCCACGCCTGTGGAGGGGTTTTGGCGCGAAGTTCTCAAAGACATGGGCGGCAAGTACCGTTCCATTGCCCACTATCCTACCGATCCTACCCTGAATTAG
- the rnr gene encoding ribonuclease R → MRSNKSQNREHKDKSTGSKPPRTLLSFVDGLKADIATFFEMNNENTFRLPDIHDHFGAGDKKLRRLVDEIVHELQEGGKLLKHPDGTYGATADTTKAGLIGKVDHVNKNFAFVAVEGQDDDIYVETENLKGAMDTDIVKLQIFSDGRARGTRLEGRVTEVLERGRPEVVGVIEIWPKYALVEPDHRKIYDPIHIPLQDLKDANDGDKVIARIEQWPSRTRKAEGKIIEVLGKAGDNNAEMHAILAEFGLPIHFPPNVEREAEAIPDAIPQKEIEKRRDMREVATFTIDPVDAKDFDDALSLRYLDNGNVEIGIHIADVAYYVRPNTELEKEAYRRATSVYLVDRTVPMLPEKLSNGLCSLRPNEDRLAFSAVFEMTTRGKLVEEWFGRTVIHSDRRFSYEEAQEVIETGAGDYPEALDLLNNLAKILRKERFKKGAINFETVEVRFILDDEGKPLGIYQKERKDSNKLIEEFMLLANRRVAEYVYGLSKGKNKNTMVYRVHEAPDPEKLKSFATFVAKLGYKINTDEEKEIARSMNGMLEDVEGKPEQNLIESLAVRTMAKARYTTEDLGHFGLAFRRYSHFTSPIRRYPDVMAHRLLQHYLDGGESPNPEPYEEACKHSSERERMAAEAERASIKYKQVEYMSTMALDRVFDGIITGVTDFGIFVEITETASEGLIRMSDLGDDYYELDKENYRLIGQRTKKIYTFGDTVKVRVKDTNLARRSMDLLLADSPDSHTRSRRIEATRSSGRSGGRSSGTSSRGSSSSRGGGKVGSSIPAPRGRKSSGGKRKKR, encoded by the coding sequence ATGAGATCAAACAAATCCCAAAACAGGGAACATAAAGACAAGAGTACCGGCAGTAAACCGCCCCGTACTCTGCTGTCGTTCGTGGACGGCCTGAAGGCCGACATCGCCACGTTTTTTGAAATGAATAATGAAAATACTTTTCGGTTGCCCGACATCCACGATCATTTTGGGGCGGGTGATAAGAAACTCCGCCGCCTGGTGGACGAAATTGTGCACGAACTGCAAGAGGGTGGCAAGCTCCTCAAACACCCCGATGGTACCTACGGTGCAACCGCCGATACCACCAAAGCGGGTCTGATTGGTAAGGTAGATCATGTCAATAAAAATTTCGCGTTTGTGGCCGTCGAAGGGCAGGACGACGATATCTACGTAGAAACCGAAAACCTGAAGGGGGCAATGGACACGGACATCGTCAAGCTGCAGATTTTCAGCGACGGCCGCGCACGGGGTACCCGGCTCGAAGGCCGCGTGACTGAAGTACTCGAGCGCGGTCGACCCGAAGTGGTGGGCGTCATCGAAATCTGGCCTAAGTACGCCCTGGTAGAACCGGATCACCGGAAAATCTACGATCCCATCCACATTCCACTGCAAGACCTCAAGGACGCCAACGATGGCGACAAAGTCATCGCTCGCATCGAGCAGTGGCCCAGCCGTACGCGCAAAGCCGAGGGGAAGATCATCGAGGTACTCGGTAAAGCCGGCGACAATAACGCCGAAATGCACGCGATCCTGGCCGAATTTGGCCTGCCGATACATTTTCCGCCTAATGTAGAGCGCGAGGCCGAAGCCATCCCCGATGCAATACCGCAAAAGGAAATCGAAAAGCGGCGTGACATGCGCGAGGTAGCTACCTTCACCATCGACCCCGTGGACGCCAAGGACTTCGACGACGCGCTGTCGCTAAGGTACCTTGACAACGGCAATGTCGAAATTGGCATCCACATCGCCGATGTGGCCTACTACGTGCGTCCCAATACTGAGCTGGAGAAGGAGGCCTATCGCCGCGCTACCTCGGTGTACCTGGTGGATCGCACCGTGCCGATGCTACCCGAAAAACTCTCCAATGGTCTGTGTTCGCTACGTCCCAACGAGGATCGACTGGCCTTTTCGGCGGTATTCGAGATGACCACGCGTGGCAAGCTGGTAGAGGAGTGGTTTGGTCGCACGGTCATTCATTCCGACCGCCGGTTCAGCTATGAAGAAGCGCAGGAAGTGATCGAAACCGGAGCAGGCGACTACCCCGAAGCTCTCGATTTACTGAATAATCTGGCTAAAATTCTGCGGAAAGAGCGCTTTAAAAAAGGAGCCATCAACTTCGAAACCGTGGAAGTCCGCTTTATTCTCGATGACGAAGGCAAGCCGCTGGGGATTTACCAGAAAGAACGCAAGGACTCCAACAAGCTCATCGAAGAATTCATGCTGCTGGCCAACCGCCGCGTGGCCGAGTACGTCTATGGGTTGTCCAAAGGTAAGAACAAGAACACAATGGTGTACCGGGTGCATGAAGCGCCCGACCCGGAAAAGCTGAAAAGTTTTGCCACGTTTGTGGCCAAGCTAGGCTATAAAATCAATACCGACGAGGAAAAGGAAATCGCCAGGTCTATGAACGGGATGCTGGAAGACGTGGAGGGCAAGCCCGAGCAGAACCTCATCGAATCGCTAGCCGTACGCACGATGGCTAAGGCCCGCTATACTACCGAAGATCTGGGACACTTTGGTCTGGCCTTCCGGCGCTACTCGCACTTCACATCGCCCATCCGCCGCTACCCTGACGTCATGGCGCACCGTCTTTTGCAACACTACCTCGACGGCGGCGAATCGCCCAATCCCGAGCCCTACGAGGAAGCCTGCAAGCACTCGTCCGAGCGCGAGCGCATGGCCGCTGAGGCCGAGCGTGCCTCCATCAAGTACAAGCAGGTGGAGTACATGAGTACCATGGCGCTTGACCGCGTGTTCGATGGTATTATCACGGGCGTCACCGACTTCGGTATCTTCGTTGAAATCACTGAAACGGCCTCCGAGGGTCTGATTCGCATGAGTGATCTGGGCGATGATTACTACGAACTCGATAAAGAAAACTACCGCCTCATCGGTCAGCGGACCAAGAAAATTTACACCTTCGGCGATACCGTGAAGGTGCGGGTGAAGGACACCAACCTCGCCCGCCGCAGTATGGATCTGCTTCTGGCCGACAGTCCCGATTCGCACACGCGCAGCCGCCGCATTGAAGCTACGCGGAGTTCAGGCAGGTCGGGTGGCCGTAGTTCGGGTACCTCATCGCGAGGTTCATCCTCTTCCCGGGGAGGTGGAAAGGTAGGGTCGTCGATCCCCGCACCGCGTGGGCGGAAGAGCTCGGGGGGGAAACGAAAAAAGCGGTAG
- a CDS encoding type II toxin-antitoxin system RelE family toxin has translation MEIIYRKKFLKEAKRLPPKSQEQLKEVFDKLQQADSLESAGVDYKYMEGQQKGQNYYRIRIGGWRIGVEYLNPDLIAVTVASRGDIYKGFPPK, from the coding sequence ATGGAAATAATCTATCGTAAGAAATTTCTCAAAGAGGCGAAACGGTTGCCGCCTAAAAGTCAAGAACAACTCAAGGAAGTTTTTGACAAACTACAACAAGCTGATTCTCTTGAATCGGCTGGAGTCGACTATAAGTATATGGAAGGCCAGCAGAAAGGCCAGAATTACTATCGGATCAGAATAGGAGGGTGGCGTATAGGTGTGGAGTACCTCAATCCTGATCTGATTGCAGTGACGGTTGCCTCGCGCGGAGATATTTATAAGGGTTTCCCACCGAAGTAG
- a CDS encoding YraN family protein: MATHNDTGHWGEERAAEFLQKEGFRIVVKNYRHRHAEIDLIAEKDKLLIFVEVKTRSGTGFGMPEEFVNYTKTRLIMKAAEQYIFDNDWMFDVRFDIISVLILPNGNLNIRHIKDAFC; the protein is encoded by the coding sequence ATGGCTACCCATAACGACACCGGGCACTGGGGCGAAGAACGCGCCGCGGAATTTTTGCAAAAGGAAGGGTTCAGGATCGTTGTCAAGAACTACCGCCACCGTCACGCGGAAATCGATCTGATTGCCGAAAAAGACAAGCTGCTGATCTTTGTAGAAGTGAAAACTCGTAGCGGCACGGGCTTCGGCATGCCGGAGGAATTTGTGAACTACACCAAAACCAGGCTCATCATGAAAGCCGCCGAGCAATACATCTTCGACAACGACTGGATGTTCGACGTGCGCTTCGACATCATCTCAGTACTGATCCTGCCCAATGGAAACCTGAACATCCGGCATATTAAGGATGCGTTTTGTTAG
- a CDS encoding GAF domain-containing protein, producing MAETLALPTATSRAELYDALYPQLEALVISESDLTANLANTAAALKEAFSFFWVGFYIVKEGQLVLGPFQGPIACTRIPFHKGVCGACYTRAETIIVPDVEQFPGHIACSSASKSEIVVPVFNRNGTVAMVLDVDSDLLDDFSQDDADGLEKIVRLLERKI from the coding sequence ATGGCCGAAACACTGGCTCTTCCCACCGCCACAAGCCGCGCTGAGCTCTATGACGCGCTGTACCCGCAACTAGAAGCTCTGGTAATCTCCGAAAGCGACCTGACCGCAAATCTGGCCAATACGGCCGCCGCTCTGAAAGAAGCGTTTAGCTTTTTCTGGGTAGGTTTTTACATAGTGAAAGAAGGACAATTGGTGCTGGGACCATTTCAGGGGCCCATTGCCTGTACTCGGATTCCCTTCCACAAGGGCGTATGCGGGGCCTGCTACACGCGGGCCGAAACGATCATCGTTCCGGACGTCGAACAGTTTCCGGGGCATATTGCGTGTAGCTCGGCGTCCAAATCCGAGATCGTGGTACCCGTTTTCAATCGGAATGGTACCGTGGCGATGGTACTCGATGTAGACAGTGACCTACTGGATGATTTCAGCCAGGACGACGCTGACGGATTGGAGAAGATCGTGAGGTTGTTGGAAAGGAAAATTTGA
- a CDS encoding nuclear transport factor 2 family protein has product MKKIFPVWVLMLTALGTLARQSTPPNTPTECTEAFFEALLAKDASALRSLLTVDYAMVSFDGSLVDGNTLAEAVASGYIAIESGNVSRTYARLYGEAGIVTGTWNARGTLQGYKFDNQISFMAVCVRQGGAWKLAGVQFTPTM; this is encoded by the coding sequence ATGAAAAAGATCTTCCCCGTATGGGTACTGATGTTGACCGCGCTAGGTACCCTGGCGCGGCAAAGTACCCCTCCCAATACTCCTACCGAATGTACCGAGGCTTTTTTTGAGGCTTTGTTGGCAAAAGATGCGTCTGCGCTGCGATCGCTGCTTACTGTAGATTATGCGATGGTTAGTTTCGATGGAAGTCTGGTGGATGGAAATACGCTGGCCGAGGCTGTGGCGAGTGGCTACATCGCTATCGAAAGCGGCAATGTGTCGCGCACGTACGCCCGGCTTTATGGCGAGGCCGGGATTGTCACGGGTACCTGGAACGCAAGGGGTACCCTGCAGGGCTACAAATTCGACAATCAGATCAGTTTCATGGCGGTCTGCGTGCGGCAGGGCGGCGCCTGGAAGCTGGCGGGTGTGCAGTTTACGCCCACGATGTAA
- a CDS encoding sugar phosphate isomerase/epimerase family protein yields MKKITLVLAALALVLLFTNLPEALAQKKGKPLYTFPLGVQAYTYRAHFPKDVEGTLDRIQSLGITEIEGGAPKGYTPEQFKKMCADRGISIPSTGAGYEELVKSPEEVAQRAKTLGAQYVMVAWIPHEKGNFTLENAKKAVEDFNRAGKVLQESGITFCYHDHGYEFQPYGDGTLLDYIIQNTDPKYVSFEMDVLWTQFGGGDPVKLLNKYPNRWKLMHLKDLKKGVKGDLTGGTPAENDVPLGSGQVAMEEVIRTAKKIGIKHFFIEDESNKELEYVPISIAYIKGLKQ; encoded by the coding sequence ATGAAAAAGATAACCTTAGTACTAGCTGCCTTGGCCTTGGTGCTGCTTTTTACAAATTTACCCGAAGCACTGGCCCAGAAGAAAGGCAAGCCGTTGTATACTTTCCCGTTGGGCGTGCAAGCCTATACCTACCGTGCTCATTTTCCAAAAGACGTCGAAGGTACCCTCGACCGCATCCAGTCGCTGGGTATTACTGAAATCGAAGGTGGCGCGCCAAAAGGGTACACGCCCGAACAATTCAAGAAGATGTGCGCCGACCGGGGAATCAGCATTCCGTCTACCGGAGCGGGTTATGAGGAATTGGTGAAATCGCCGGAAGAAGTAGCCCAACGGGCCAAAACGCTGGGTGCCCAGTACGTGATGGTAGCCTGGATACCCCACGAAAAGGGGAACTTCACGCTCGAAAACGCCAAAAAAGCCGTAGAGGATTTCAACCGTGCGGGTAAGGTGCTACAGGAAAGCGGAATCACATTCTGCTACCATGACCATGGCTACGAGTTTCAGCCCTATGGCGATGGTACCCTGCTGGACTACATCATTCAGAATACCGATCCTAAGTATGTGTCCTTCGAAATGGATGTACTCTGGACGCAGTTTGGCGGCGGCGATCCGGTGAAATTGCTCAATAAGTACCCCAACCGATGGAAGCTGATGCACCTCAAAGACCTCAAAAAGGGCGTAAAGGGTGATCTGACCGGAGGTACCCCCGCCGAAAACGATGTACCATTAGGTAGCGGGCAGGTAGCCATGGAAGAAGTGATTCGTACCGCCAAGAAGATTGGGATCAAGCACTTTTTCATTGAAGACGAAAGCAACAAAGAACTGGAATACGTACCCATCAGTATTGCCTACATCAAGGGCTTGAAACAATAA
- a CDS encoding outer membrane beta-barrel protein, translating into MKKTLQRVLVVLLIILSGNAFAQSPWRLSVSLGPSLSYNTLSSDRPLPSGKFEAPDRFGASFDLSAERSLTPNLSLRMGIRTASLKVGTRTQFIARDSTTGAVNGWGRNDGYTQFSPANLNVGFTYNSKLLWRRLILTAGVDGSYIINRFDGYVREKDDRKIDGHWPGDVYQYELESAHTRNNGLAVTFRTGLDYKLGQYRSLTVQVLYNQGFRDLFHISTKELDLNGVNYQANVVSKGSYLALQMGYKQSLRWKRSGNYMSPYNTPLTGKRSSNRPDFTAGTAMVGVSGIGIPYQTGGTFANVAARGGIFVSERVLLGAVGFGAYSTIVPIEAPLTGWAAGPMVRYHISTTAFSPFVEAAYLMGQESGQTYRRGWQFVALMPGISFRLSRHVKADVGVYMLRPTYPVSENAVISLPQLGLHYSW; encoded by the coding sequence ATGAAAAAGACTTTACAACGTGTATTAGTAGTGTTGCTGATTATCCTCTCAGGGAATGCTTTTGCGCAGAGTCCGTGGCGATTGAGTGTTTCATTGGGTCCTTCCCTTTCCTACAACACACTATCTTCCGACCGGCCCCTGCCCAGCGGAAAATTCGAAGCCCCCGACCGCTTCGGGGCGTCGTTCGACCTGAGCGCCGAACGCAGCCTGACCCCCAATCTGTCGCTGCGCATGGGCATCCGCACGGCCAGCCTCAAGGTAGGTACCCGCACGCAATTCATCGCCCGTGACTCCACTACCGGGGCGGTCAACGGCTGGGGCCGCAACGATGGCTACACGCAGTTTTCTCCGGCCAATCTCAATGTGGGCTTCACCTACAATTCCAAACTACTGTGGCGTCGGCTCATCCTCACCGCCGGGGTCGACGGCAGCTATATCATCAACCGCTTCGATGGCTACGTGCGCGAAAAAGACGACCGCAAAATAGATGGCCACTGGCCAGGCGATGTGTACCAGTACGAACTCGAAAGCGCCCACACCCGCAACAATGGGCTGGCTGTCACCTTCCGGACGGGGCTGGATTATAAACTCGGACAGTACCGTTCGCTCACCGTGCAGGTACTGTACAATCAGGGTTTTCGGGACCTTTTTCATATATCCACCAAGGAGCTCGACCTCAATGGTGTGAACTATCAGGCCAATGTCGTGAGCAAAGGTAGCTACCTGGCCCTGCAAATGGGCTACAAGCAGAGCCTGCGCTGGAAGCGATCCGGCAATTACATGAGCCCTTACAACACGCCTCTGACCGGCAAGCGGTCCAGCAACCGCCCTGATTTTACCGCTGGAACGGCCATGGTGGGCGTCTCGGGGATCGGTATCCCGTACCAGACGGGGGGTACCTTTGCCAACGTAGCCGCCCGGGGTGGTATTTTCGTGTCGGAACGGGTACTGCTGGGCGCCGTAGGCTTTGGCGCATACTCGACCATCGTGCCCATCGAAGCTCCGCTGACGGGCTGGGCGGCCGGACCCATGGTGCGGTACCACATCAGCACCACGGCTTTTTCGCCCTTCGTGGAGGCCGCGTACCTCATGGGGCAGGAAAGCGGGCAGACCTACCGGCGGGGCTGGCAGTTTGTGGCGCTTATGCCAGGCATCAGTTTTCGGCTTAGCCGTCACGTGAAGGCCGACGTAGGCGTGTACATGTTGCGGCCTACCTACCCCGTGTCGGAGAATGCGGTGATTTCGTTGCCGCAGCTGGGGCTACACTACTCGTGGTGA
- a CDS encoding 3'-5' exonuclease: protein MTEEFRRRIRNLFFLDIETVASHPAYDQLDERMQQLWDKKADKLRKGDDQRTNAEMFYGQGAIYAEFGRVVCIGFGQLFWNERDELSFKVRSFANTDEATLLRDFKALIEKYPADQLILCAHNGKEFDFPYLCRRMLIHGIALPRAMQLAGKKPWEILHQDTLELWKFGDYKNYTSLDLLAAVFGIASSKDEMSGGQVTPVFYEENDLEKISRYCREDVVVLAQVYLGLHCQKAVADENIIRVE, encoded by the coding sequence ATGACCGAAGAATTTCGTCGCCGCATTCGTAATTTGTTCTTTCTCGACATCGAAACCGTCGCCTCTCACCCGGCTTACGATCAACTGGACGAGCGGATGCAGCAGCTCTGGGACAAAAAAGCGGACAAACTACGTAAGGGCGACGATCAGCGTACCAATGCCGAAATGTTTTACGGACAGGGGGCCATCTACGCCGAATTTGGCCGGGTGGTGTGCATTGGTTTCGGGCAGTTGTTTTGGAACGAACGTGACGAACTTTCCTTTAAAGTCCGGTCCTTTGCCAATACCGACGAAGCCACCTTGCTACGGGATTTCAAAGCGCTTATAGAGAAGTACCCCGCCGACCAGTTGATCCTATGCGCGCACAATGGCAAGGAATTTGATTTCCCCTACCTGTGTCGACGCATGCTGATTCATGGGATTGCGCTACCCCGGGCCATGCAGCTGGCCGGTAAGAAGCCGTGGGAAATCCTGCATCAGGATACGCTGGAACTCTGGAAATTCGGTGATTACAAAAATTACACGTCCCTGGATTTACTAGCCGCCGTGTTTGGTATTGCGAGCAGCAAAGACGAAATGAGCGGCGGGCAGGTGACGCCCGTATTTTACGAAGAGAACGACCTTGAAAAAATAAGCCGCTATTGCCGCGAAGACGTGGTGGTACTGGCTCAGGTGTACCTGGGCCTCCATTGCCAGAAGGCCGTCGCCGATGAGAACATCATTCGGGTGGAGTGA
- the lipB gene encoding lipoyl(octanoyl) transferase LipB, whose product MNSKINKRSYVRNLGLLDYQQAWDYQEERFAEIVAIKIANRGALPEHQTPTPNYLLFCEHPHVYTLGKSGKPENLLLNEAGLQEVQATFYKINRGGDITYHGPGQLVGYPILDLDNFFTDIHRYMRTLEEAIILTLADFGINAGRIEGLTGVWLDHETQKDPRKICAMGVKASRWVTMHGFALNVNTDLTYFKNIIPCGIDDKAVTSMQQKLGREVPLEEVTEKLKNHLATLFGLELISHSPMEDSTHLKAETLGN is encoded by the coding sequence ATGAATTCTAAAATAAACAAACGAAGCTACGTTCGGAATCTGGGCCTGCTCGATTACCAGCAAGCCTGGGACTATCAGGAAGAGCGCTTCGCCGAGATCGTCGCCATCAAGATCGCCAACCGGGGTGCGTTGCCCGAACACCAAACGCCTACGCCCAACTACCTCCTTTTTTGTGAACATCCGCACGTATACACGCTGGGCAAGAGCGGGAAACCCGAAAACCTGTTGCTAAACGAAGCCGGTTTGCAAGAAGTACAGGCGACATTTTACAAAATCAACCGGGGCGGCGACATCACCTACCATGGCCCCGGCCAGCTGGTAGGGTACCCCATTCTGGACTTGGACAATTTCTTTACTGACATTCACCGCTACATGCGGACACTCGAAGAAGCCATTATCCTGACCCTGGCCGACTTCGGCATTAATGCCGGGCGCATCGAAGGCCTTACGGGCGTGTGGCTCGATCACGAAACACAAAAAGATCCGCGAAAAATATGCGCCATGGGCGTTAAGGCCAGCCGCTGGGTGACCATGCACGGCTTCGCTCTCAATGTGAATACCGATCTGACCTACTTTAAAAACATCATTCCCTGCGGCATCGATGACAAAGCCGTTACCTCCATGCAGCAAAAATTGGGAAGGGAGGTACCCCTGGAAGAAGTAACGGAAAAACTAAAAAACCATTTGGCAACCTTGTTCGGGTTAGAACTTATCTCCCATTCACCCATGGAGGATAGTACCCATCTCAAGGCCGAAACCCTGGGCAACTGA
- a CDS encoding DUF748 domain-containing protein, with translation MTRTGWNRSTFWGLLSFTKRTALKKSVKILLGIVVVLIIARLLLPYFVLRYVNKTLADMDGYTGHVSDVDIALYRGAYQIDSINIRKVNGKIEQPFVMIPKMDLSVQWNALFKGKLVAEVTCYRPEINFAFSKDESASQTGTENDWTQVIKDLLPININRFVVVDGTINLTNVVSQPSTDLSMKSFQLEIANIRNVIDNGNKLPSPVRASGDLPGYGGTMTFDADMQLLKKTPDFNYNLKVNDLQLTKLNALATRYGNIDFEKGTLDLVSEMKMEDGNIQGYLKPLTHDMQIFEWNEGDNRTVTKFVRELIAEGGNKILENKVKDQVATRIPLEGTVGEIKTSLWPVLIGVLRNAYVSALTDTFDNTLSVKEAWQLYREDRRKKREERKEERKEKRQERKAERAKK, from the coding sequence TTGACGCGTACGGGTTGGAACCGGAGTACCTTTTGGGGACTCTTATCTTTTACAAAACGAACTGCTTTGAAAAAATCCGTAAAGATATTATTGGGAATTGTAGTCGTACTGATCATTGCCCGGCTGCTGCTACCCTACTTTGTACTTCGCTATGTGAACAAAACTCTGGCCGATATGGATGGCTATACCGGGCACGTCAGCGATGTAGATATTGCCTTATATCGAGGTGCTTACCAGATCGATAGCATCAACATCCGCAAGGTCAACGGGAAGATAGAACAGCCCTTTGTCATGATTCCCAAAATGGATCTATCCGTACAATGGAACGCGCTGTTCAAGGGCAAATTGGTGGCTGAGGTAACCTGTTACCGACCCGAAATCAACTTTGCGTTTAGTAAGGATGAATCGGCGAGCCAGACAGGTACCGAAAACGACTGGACGCAGGTAATCAAAGACCTGCTGCCCATCAACATCAACCGCTTCGTGGTAGTGGATGGTACCATCAATCTGACCAATGTCGTTTCTCAGCCCAGTACTGATCTTTCGATGAAAAGCTTTCAGCTGGAAATTGCCAATATTCGTAACGTGATCGACAACGGAAATAAGTTACCCTCGCCCGTGCGGGCATCGGGCGATCTGCCCGGCTATGGGGGTACCATGACGTTCGATGCCGATATGCAGCTGTTGAAGAAAACGCCGGATTTTAATTATAACCTGAAAGTCAACGACCTACAGCTTACCAAACTCAACGCCCTAGCCACGCGGTATGGTAACATTGACTTTGAAAAAGGTACCCTGGACCTGGTGAGTGAGATGAAAATGGAGGACGGCAACATCCAGGGGTACCTTAAGCCCCTCACGCATGATATGCAGATCTTCGAGTGGAACGAGGGCGACAACCGCACGGTCACGAAGTTTGTGCGTGAGTTGATCGCCGAGGGAGGTAACAAGATCCTGGAAAACAAAGTAAAAGATCAGGTCGCGACGCGCATTCCACTGGAAGGTACAGTGGGCGAGATCAAGACCAGTCTCTGGCCCGTGCTGATCGGCGTGTTGCGCAATGCCTACGTAAGCGCCCTGACCGACACATTCGACAATACACTCAGCGTAAAAGAGGCCTGGCAATTGTACCGGGAAGATCGCCGCAAGAAAAGGGAAGAACGCAAAGAAGAACGGAAGGAAAAGCGGCAGGAGCGGAAAGCCGAACGGGCAAAGAAGTAG